CCGACTGATCAGCAATTCTTCTCGAGCGACTTTATATGAAAATGGCACTCTTGACATTACAATCACGACGTCCAAGGATTATGGAACCTTTACGTGCATCGCTGCAAACGCTGCTGGGGAATCCACAGCCTCCAtcgagctgtcaatcattcagCTCCCTCACCTGACAAACGCTACAAACCGTACCACGCAGTCCAAGTCTGGTCTTTCAGATATCACGAGTTCAACCAAGATCAGTAAAGGGGAGCCTAAAAGTCTGCCTGAGAATGTGGTATCTGTCTCCGAAGTGTCCTCAGCTTCAGCCCTGATTAAGTGGACTGTGGGCAAATCAACACCAAAGGTTAAAATGTATCAGCTTCAGTACAACTGCTCTGAGGACGAAGTTCTCATTTACAGGTAAGAATTAGTATGAATACAATTACATGATGTCCAAGCGGCCTCTGTTGTCAAAACAGCTGTACCAGTCAGCCAATCGCGATGTTtgttatcatcatcatcatattttCCCGTGTACAAAGGTTGCTCCGCGAGCTGGCAAGCGTAGCGTAGCAGCTGAGCAGCAACCGTTCCTGTGAAAGTCATCAGTCATCGTCTCCGTAGCGGCAATTGAATGACACTTCTGACATGTATCGTTAATACGAAAAGAGGCTGATTTATTAGGtggtttcttttcaaatggagGGATTCAGCGGGATTTTTATTAGATTCACTTAGGACGTCTGACTTCAGAGGGTTGGAAGCAATGAGCGACAACTCATTTTACAATATGAATGAACTTTTCACTACATTTGTGTAAATGTGGCATCTGATTGAAAGATCAATTTCTTCCATAAAGCGACTCAATCTATTGTCGAGTAgaacaattcaattcaatgcaCACGGTCTTTCTACTAgtattgcttgtttgttttttggctGAGATGCATATGTGGCTGACAAAATAGCCAGATTGCCCCCGAGAGGTGATGATAGAGGTTGGCATTTCTACGCAGCGTTCAGCCCCGTTGCGTTCACACCCTGACTGTGCAACGACACAAAACAGACTTGCTTCTGTTGAAGCCATTCACTTTTCCATTTACTTCCTCCATCCACGtatgtcattattttgtctttgttcgGAGTGCTGTGGAACATCCATGTGCTGTTTTGCAAACCTGTGAGTGAGGTCTTTCAGCATCCTCAATAAGAACGGGCTAGACAGATCTATGTTTGCAATGTTAAGACTGAATATCAATTATAGAGCTTGTGGAGGGAGGATTGCACAAGTTCCCTCATGCATGAGGAAAAAGTAGTGTCTTCCTCATTATAGAAAAAGGCTATTAACAATGAATAATGAACTGCAGCAGCGTATGGTGCAGGGAGTTCAGAAGGATCAAAGCTAAAAATAGAGATAGAACAGTAtcagtttttttccaaagataATTCTTGTTCAAATAGATTTGTAGACGTACTTTACTCATTTGAAAGAGCTATGATCATTAATTCAACCTTTTACTGCGACAGCTTTTTAATTTAAAGATCCGCCCGGCTTTCAAAAACATGGTGCAGATTACTAGGCTGTTCATATTGAACCCTTTTGTTGAACGACTCGATATGAACTATATTCTATATTAGCAGtatatttttgcattgtgCAATGTCAAACAATGTCTTCCTTTTTATCATCTGTGTGCTTCTAGGATGATTGGCATGACTAACAGAGCCTTCGTGGTCACCAATCTGGTCCCAGGGATGCAGTACGATCTGTGCGTATTGGCCATCTGGGATGACAGTGCCACCACACTCACAGCCACCAACATTGTAGGTTGTGTCCAATTTATGACCACCGATGACTATCCCCAATGCCAGTCTCTTCACAGTGGTTTCTTGGGTGGCACCATGATCTTGGTCATCGGCGGCATCATAGTGGCCACGCTACTGGtgttcatcatcatcctcatggTGCGCTATAAGGTAACCAGCGGTATCCAGACTATAAAATTACCCAGCGTGAGCAATACGTACTCACAGACCAACGGGGGTATGAACAGGTTCAACGGCGCCCCGCCGCAAGTCAAATCGGCCGTGGTGGTCATGCGTGAGGAAATGGTTGAGTTTAAATGCGGATCCCTTCAGAGCAGTATCTCGCcatcctcgtcctcctccaacTCGCTGGATAGCCAAACGGGGAGAAGGCTCGGTGACTGCTACAGTATGCAGGCAGCTGAATGCAGCACCCTGCCCAGCAGCAAGTTCCGTAGGAACAGGCACagccacaaacagcaaccaaACCTGGACCACCTTTTAGGAGCCTTCACCGCAATGGAGCTGCGAGGGACCCCAAGGGACCGTCAAAGTGTAGCTGGCCCCTCCACCGCTTCCAATACTATTGTGACAGGAGCTGTCGCGCCCCTATCCGACAAAGAACCTCTACTCGGAAGAGCCGAGTCCACCACCATGCTGGGCCGTCTTCTCGGGCTGCCCCAGGAAGGTAAACCCAAGAGGAGCCATTCCTTCGACATGGGTCACGTGGGATCCACGCAGTGCCGTGCTAGCTATCCTCGCAGGATCAGCAACATTTGGACTAAACGGAGTTTGTCAGTTAACGGCATGCTGCTGCAGTACGATGACAATGAGGATGATAAGCCGAGTTTAGAGGGCTCGGAGTGGGTGATGGAGAGCACCGTTTGAGTACTATTGGGCCAATTGCACTGGACCAAATCCACTTGATCAAAATGATAGACTCGAGAAATACGTGATCAAAAGGAAGGCGCGTTACACACGGGACCAGTGTTTGTGTATTACCACGTCAAACTTATCATTTTTCAACAAAGCACTTAACTCGGACAGTCTTCGAGTATGTgtacaaaatatttcaccttTATTGACTCTTGGATTGCACAGCAATGGCCTGGAATACTTTCCCTCAACTTGGCACAAGCAAAGAGGGAAGAGAGACAAAATATTCGGAGCTCTTTATCAAATGAATTGACTGCCAAGTGGATTTGCCGCAGTTATGGTGAATGGGATGTACTTTTGTGTGACCCCGCCGCGTGAAATAAGACTGGCGCCACAGTTGATCGAAGGACCGCAGGATCACAATGTGGGGGCGGCACCGGGTGATTTAAATGTTACTTTtatcaaggtttttttttaatcatttatactatttattattttgactgATACATCAAGTTACAGATGTACAGCTCGGTTATCCAGCATCATCCAAATCTCACAAAAGGTAGCCATTTCCAGTCACATCAAAGAGCAAGCACAATATTTATTATGCGGCCCTTCTTTCAACATCAAGTAAAAGATTGAAACAGCACATTTTTCTTGCCTTCTACTTTGGGTAATGTAAGAAACGTAGCACAAAGCAGGTGAAATCGTTTGGATCCAGTCTATGTTCACTCTCATTTGCTTTGCATTCCATTGGTCAAGCTGATGACAAAGGTCAGATGAATCTAGGgaatgttgtgttttgtttttggcaaGGCCAAAAATTGAGGATAATGCAGTCTAGTTAGGTTAAAAATCAGCCCGAAATAACGATagcaaaatgagaaaaaaagaatatcatATCATATCTGTTAAACCAGATGGCACGGAAGAGAAAGGCTGCTGCGGAGTTGATTCATTCTCTTTCATTCAGAGTTGTAAAGGACTCTTACTTTTACTTCGTGGCTATTCACAATGATTGACTAACTAAGATTTAGCCACTCCCCATTTTGATGCCTTTCCCAATATCCTGTGGGTTTTTGCTGCATATGATTCTGTTGGatgtttctatatttttttaaattgatttgatCCCTTGGTGTAGCATTCTGTATATTGGCATATTTTGTACAAATAACTGGTTGGAATGTAAACGTGGggaaatcatttggtgatgttttaattttcattgcAAGCAAACAGTGAAGGTGCTTTACTGTGGTGTACTAACTTGGTCGTTTCTAGCTGGCTCAGTAAAATGGGATTTTCCACAACTGCAAGACGAGTGGCAAACtacttctttttaaaatgtcaatttaaaaaaaaaaaaaaaaaatcactccaaTCAGAAACCAAATAAATCCTTACTGACAGacattgtcttttgtttcccctTAGATCAGATTGGTCACTATGTTGCCATGACTTACAGTACCTCTTGTCCCCACTACATCAGggtaaccaaaaaaaaaaaaaaaaaaaacatttcccaaGAAGTGACGACATTGTTGATAAAAGagacatttgtattttgtgaatGGACAATTTAACTTACTAGTTCTATTTGTGTCATCCCTTTTCACGCTGCTAAGAATACAATTGTGTGCGTGACTCGGCTTAGTCATGATTCTGCGACtcaaggatttaaaaaaatatatatacgaAAAAAACCTAtgtgtgaaaacatttttgctaagaagaaaaaagatatataaaaTGTTGGTAAATTCTGTTGGCTATTGTTTTTACTCCAACATCACACACCAGTACTGTCATTGTTTATTAGGGGTGGGCCGATGCATTGCTTTCTCAGGTCCAGTTGTTGTAATCAGGCCAGTTGCTGCTGACTCACCTCAGCACTGCCGATATTACGCATCACCAGTACACGCTGCTCCTTGCCAGGGCCCGCCCTAATTCATAATCTGCCTGGATGTAATCTAATTGTAAGTATCATCTTATACGAGCTAAATGTTGAGTAAAGCTTCTGTACCCTATGAAGACCTGAAAACGACTTCGAGACTTGCTAGCCTTTTCGCTGAAGAAAGAATTCTGCCATACATTGCCATTTTCCGGTTCATTGAAACATACATTTAAAaccaaataacaaaaaactCTTGTTTCTGAAAGAAGTTAATGTGAAGGTGAAATTGGAACCCGCCGGAATATTTTATAACTGATATCCTATTTTTCTAGCTCCCTGGAACAAGCATTTGCCTGATATCTCCTGggtgatttaaaaatatccCCAAATGCAATTATGGTGGGGATATGATTATGTTTTCTGCTGGATGGCGAGGAAACACAATTGCATCAGTTGCGGCTAATCAATAGAGGGTTCTAGGGCACCACCTTACTTTCCTTGAAGTCAAAGGGGATGTATAAAGGTAGGTGAACATCTATTTTAGATGAGCTGGTTAAATAATAGTTCATGAGGAATCAAGTTATAGATAAAGTTCATTTCAAGTTTCAAGTTTGTATGTACCACTGTAACTTTGAAGGTAAGTTTGCTTGCAGTTTATTGCCATCTAATTGTAACTCTTATTCTCATCAGTCTTTGGAAGCTGCTGTCTGTTGACTTACATTTAGTTGTGATATATTTTCTGCTGTCTTGCTAAAAATGATCCGAAAGGAGCCTCGGGGCTCGTGAGAGCGACCAGCTGCGCGCCATTATCGCCCACCCATCATCCTCCCTCGAGCTCCACTGAGGTAAGTTGGGATAAAGTGCCTGCCAGTTGTCTAGACTTGTCTCCCATTGAAGACGTGGTGTATTTTGAAGCAGAAAATATGTCAACAGAGACCCCAGACTGTTGATGTTGGACATCAAGCAACAATTAAGAAGCTTCCACCTCCACAATGTTCTCAGGTGAGAAACACTTcttgttttcaaaagaaataatCATATGTGAGCAGCAGGACATTTGAGCCAAAGGTGGATGTCGCTCATGACCACGATAATCTGTGTGGGAGACTGTAAATACTAGATTACCTTTACAATATACAGCAGGGAGCAAATATGCCACTAAACTAAGCCAGTTGTTGCGTTAACCCCACCTCTACCCCAAATAATTGTTTTCCTGTGTGTCACCCAGCTGGTAGGGAAAATCAAACGTGGATCCCCCCTCCCTCAGTAATATGAATAAAGTATGGCAAGCTTTCAAGTCACACGAAGACCTCCAGAAATCAAAAGTGCATTATGTTTTCTCAGACATATCTGACAGGAGAAAAGATTCTACAATCTCTTCAGTCATGTCCGACATACGGCAGACTACCTGTGTGACCTACAAACTAAGAGAGGATCAGAAAAGGAAGAGAAACAGGATTAACTGGGGCTAGAGAGGCTACAAGATTACATTTAACCACCTTCAGCGATTGTGCTAAGGTTGCATCTCAATGGCATAGTTCTTGATATCTTAAATTGACCTGAATTTTCAAGTGTTGTTGTAGTGTGAGCTACCAGCCGAAACTAAAATAAGCCTAGAAAAATAAGCCCAAGCACATTTGCCCAAAGACGGCACTTAGTTCATCCAGCCAGCCTTTAGCGAAAGATCAATTGCAACATTATCGCGAGCACATCAATGGCACATTAGCATGTATTTAGATTTGTTGAAGAAAACAATCGATTCTTCAATCAGCCAGTTGGAGAGTGCTCAAAAGGCAAATAAGAAGCACTAATGAGCAATGTATTTGAAAGTCAATGAGCAATCAGGCATCGTCTGTGTTTATCAAATCAAGCTCTAAATAAACAACACCGAGGGAGAAAATATTGTAGGACACAATGCTCAAGTGAAGCTAGAAAATGAATTGAACACGATTAAACCTTGCAAAAATGTAAGACAGAAGCTAGTGTAGCTTCCTCTCATCGTGTACGTGTAAGATTGCTTTTCAACGGGCACACGGTGAGTACCAGTAATTGATTCTAACGCTTGATTGAGTTTGGAATGATGAAAGCGCAAACaagtgtcatttgaaaatgccTCTTGATGTGATCCGTCCGTTCATACACATTGATTCAAATGAATATACTACTATGTATTTCCCTCCAAGTATCATTCTGCATCAGCATTCCTTCGGTGATCAAGTCTACTGTTTACTGAAGGCCACAAGCCCTAAATGCTCTGAAAACACTGCATCAAATAAAAGTGGAGGGGAAGCCCTCCCACAGGGTCCCGATTCTCTGCTCATAACCCCCACAGCGTTGAATCCCCAATCAAGCAGAATGTGATCCCCCCCCCATTCTCCGAGGGCTACTCCTTCCCCCGCCCTCGGATTCTTTCCTCCCGCCGCCACTGCTCTTTAtgaaataagaataaattgaACTGCAGGCTAAACCCTTTCTCATCCAAGCCTAGATATGGCGACTGCGGGGAAACAAATATTGCATCTTCCATATTAGAACTCCCAAGGGTATTACTTAACTTCTTATAGAAAGGTCAACTCTCAAATGGGTGGAAAAAagacagcagaaaaaaatgattccGTGGATGGCAAATAACGAGCTTTTCCCCTACAGATGAAAAAATGATTCGATGGTGAATGATGGATAGAGAAGATTAGACACTAGATAGCGCATTGATGTAAAGAACATCAGAAATCAAGATCTGTTTCCTGCTTTTATTCTTCAATCAATACATgaaacttgacttttttttacttttaacatCTGTTTGAAATGGTTATCAACATTAACAGACTGAACTgaacttaacaaaacaagtggATATAGTTTAGTAGGATAGTAGCTCCCTCTGAtgtgaaaattgaaaaatggaaTATACTCGGGCAAGAGTTGAAGAATATTCTATTCATATAATTTCTTGCGGGCCAATTAAAAATGGACGATGTGCCGCaaatggcccgcgggccaTATATTGGATACCCCATTCTTTAGAATCTAAAGAATTTGAACAGTCGTGTGACCTTGATTTAGCTAATAATGTAACCGTTGTTTCATCAACACTTCTAATGGAAGAATTCCAGACTGTAGATCTTTGTCACAAAAATTGAAGTTGAAGACCAAAGTGTGCAAATGCCCCAGCCGACCTCCCAGTAATGATAAAGCTTTGGTGACTATTGAGGACTAATCAGTCACAGTGATTCCCAAAAGGACATCATGGCCTAGTTATAAAAGATAAGCTCATAGTGTATTCCAGAGTGCTGAAGGAAGCATACGTACAGTATATCCCATTTTATACTCGACAGGATAAAGCAATGGGGAGTGTGGAATGCAGGTGAAaaagaggatggatggatggagcagGGGGAGAAAAGCATCAGAGTAGAACTGTGTCGGACAAGCAACAACTCAGTGAAAGGAACATTTTCAAGGGCAGGAATGAGACCAGACATATTGTGTATTTCGGGGAAAGCAGAATGACCAGGAGACGAGGTGGGAGGTACAGGGCCCTCGGCTTCAGCCGTTTTGGGCGCCCTCATTTCACAATGCTGCaacgagaaaaaaacaaatctgaaaagACAGTGCTTCTCCCAAACATCCACTCAGGATGGAAAAAAGAGAACTATTTACTTctttatgaagaaaaaaagcaagaatatGGAGCCATCAACCTTCAAAGTATCAATCCATACTCAAGAGACAGCATCAGTTAATGAATTGTGCATTTGTGACTGGTTCTAATACATTCCGATTTCAAtcaattaagaaaaaacataaataaaacaaagaatatTTCTGGCCAATTTGCAGCATTTCTGACTTGCAATCTTATGTAATTGTGAATTTTATTCTTTGCATTCAggtatttatcttttttttttttaagcatacCTGTCTTTGCAGCGTTCGTCTGTTTCGATCGCGAGTGCCCTTGTCGGCCACATACATATAGTAGTTGAAAACTGGGTTCTTACCATTCCTAAGAGCAGTCAAAGAAAGTCAAGATGAACGAAATCCACCACGATAAGAACTTTGACTGGCAGATAAAGATGAAAAAGATCTGCAGGCTTGGCCGTGTACTGCGGATgacataatgaaaaaaattatataacaCTCAGttgaggagaagaaaaaaagaaatcagcaaGTATATCATGACATAGAAATCAAGCAGACACAGATGTCTGAAGCTTGCCAAAATACTGCAGCATTATTTTTAGACTGCAGCTCTGACTGTGTCTCTTTTCTGCCTATTTCATAACTCCAAAGAGTTTCCTCCCTCCTAAAGCGCTTGCATCTCTGTTTGTGAGCTGGGAAATAAAGGAACTGTCCTGTTTCCCTTTCTTTAATTGTGATCATGCCTCACTTGAGCTCTTTTGGTCTTCACTACATCACCACCTTTCCTCATAGTAACAGACAGTGGATCAATATCCATGTCTTAGTGCTCCAATTTCTAttgactttgttttccttAAGACTCCATAAAGAGCCAATAGGGAGTATGTGTCACCACTGTCGGTACCGTCTTCTGGCATTATCCCCTTCACTGTTGCTGCCCAATGAATTGTATCAAGTAGCTGAACCGAAGGACCACTGTAACATTAATTCTCTCTccttttgcattatttttttttcccctgatggatttcttttttgtcgaTCCCTGTCATCAGACATTACAAATGGAAACATTGAATTggctgaactggttgccagcctgGAGTGAAGTGGACTTCTGAACTGTGCCGACCAACGTACATGTAGAAATGTGATCTTACAATGATGGGGTCACAGAGTAAACAGAGCAAGATCCTTCCCACCAGCCTCCACATCCCCTAGAGTGAACAAATCCTATTCGAGAAAGATGCGATGGGGAATGGACCTGGCGACAACGCTTTGAGGATAAAAGAGGATCATGCTCATTTGTTTTAGCACATGATGCTGTGGATATATAGAAATCTTTGAAGGAAGCCTAAAAGACAGTGCATGAGTCATGGGGAGGAAGTGTAGGTGTGTGCTGTAAGGAGTGTTGCGCACCATTGGCCGTGTTTGAATGTCTTTATCTTGGAGTAATGAAGGCCCATGCTGTCCGCCAAGCAGCTGATGTAGCTCTTCATGCTGATGTGCACCTCAGGATATCGCTTTTGACGACGTACATTCATCATCAATCAACCCTTGTTTCGCTGCACCACCATCTCATAATTTCATCCTAGGGACTCATCCTCAGTGGCTACAAGAACCTCTCGTAGGAAAAAAAGGTGCAATACTATGCTACACCACCAAATGAAAATCAATACATTTTGCATTGGTTTGACTTAAAATGGTCTTTGACTGACAGGTCAAAAGATGACATGCGCATAGATtcaatgaaaatacaaattctTTTTGACATTAAAATATAGAATAAATACAGTAGGGCTGCAACAACCGATAAAAATCAATTATTAACAAGTGTTGGCTTGGATTCATTGTGCAACTACCTACAGGACAGTGGAAATCAGCATTGACGCTTTGGTAATTATAAACCTTCAAATAAGACACACAGAGCAGCCCCAAGTGTTGTAGAGCTACTTATCTTCTTGTATGATGACTATTCATGAGGACGCGTCTGCATTAAAAGTATTGCCCTTCACAATGCATTGGAGGGAAGGAGAGAGAGCGGGCCACATTACAGGGACAAGTCTTACACAACAGCTAGTAACAAATatgatttcaaatatttgaattcaaaacaaagaaatgtatTGTTTGGAATGCGGTCATGGCTATGCATAGAAGAATATAACGgtatgaaaagaaatgatctCGAAACAGCCACTCTGTCATAGTGAAGTGGAGCTGACAGATTCTTCATCCTCTGGGTTTCCAATTTTTCATGACAAATCAATCCATTTGTCATTGTTCAGCACTGCAGCTCAAGTAAATGATTGACAGTTGCCAGCATCCAGGAGAAGCCATGTGATGACGATGCTAAGAGCTTGTGACTGACAGGAGAACATTAGTCCATTTCTGAAGGGGCACAAAGtgggttttttgttgtttcccccccccccccccccccccccccccccactgaaCCCCAAATCCCTTGCAGCAATCCTGCCTCCAATGGCGACAATACCCAGCATGAGGTTACAAATATTGATTGACTGAATAATTCAACATATaacattacaaataaaaatcccaagaaagaaagaaaacattcatcAGTAGACATCATATGATGTTTATGTGAGTTAAGCAAGTTCTTACTTTACCTAAAGTCTGGTACCGTGgtcatttaacatttttttggaaattgtccatttttcaaaattaaaagcacACACCATCTGGAATGGCAGGTGGTATTCCTTGTGAAGTCATCAACAACACCTTGCCATTCAAATGATGACACaagttcacttttttttttaatgacatatCTTCAATGtacttgattttattttttataaagctaattttattttgacccaTAAACTttgtaataaaacaaacatcactGTCTCGTCCTAGTGGTCCCCTTCAACACTTCCTCGGGCACTATTATTGTCCCCCTCTGATTAAAAAGAATCAAGAAGCTCCTGGAGAGCAAACAGATGGCCCGAGCTTTACAAAACCCAAGGTCCCTTTGCCCACAAAGCACTTTTCTTTTGTAATTGTGCCTTAAGGGGGAACAAGCCCATGTGGTTTTACAAACTGGGCGATACAAGAAGGGGGTGGTATTGTGGCACGGATCTTGTGGTCAGTAGGCCAAAGTCATctttagaagaagaaaaaaaaaaatacactaaaCTGCGCATTTGAGCATCCTCGCATACGATTGCATGACCTACATTTATCTTTTCTTCTGCTGCCTATCTGAacaatgatttttaaaaacaccacAATAACTCTCGGCAGATGTTTTGATCTTAGGAACGAATGGTAAAGACGTGCGTATGAAAACATTTACCCAATAGTTGAAATGTTAAAAGTCAAGTAGTCTGTAATAGTGGTAGTCGACCAATTGGGTAAAACAGATGAGTATGAGAgtgtgtcattttcttctgtgAACAGTGTGTGGGTGCTTGAAAttaaagcagcagcagagtcTGCATGTGCACCCACACAGATAAAATAAAGGacggatttttttaaaaggaattAAAGAAATGACTTGGTAACGACTGGCTTGAAAAAGGGCCGTTTTTCTCTATGATTAATTTGGGAAAGTGTATTCCGTGACATACTACGTCGAAGAATTTTGCAGGAATAAgtaaaaagtgtcaaataTTATCGGGTGTCCATACAGTGGTTATGTCACtggagaaaataattgagaggCAATAACAGATCAGGAGTCGCTTCTTTTCATATCTCTGTCAGGTAGTATATAACCTTCATGGAATGTGTTTTGCAGTTGTAAAGTGCTTGTCAATCATCGTCTTTTGTTTATTCCTTGATGTCGGCTCTCTTCTCAACACGCCTTTTACTGCCGTATCAAGCACAGCAATTCAACTTTCagaccatttttttaatcccccGCTGTTTGACTCGCTCGGTTACTTTCAAACGTATTCTGGGATAAGTTGTTGATGTCTCTTGCTCTTGCTTAGTGGAGGAATCTTTTCACCAAGCGCTACAGGTGGATTTGTTAAATCAACATTCTGTAGGAAATTTTAGCTCGATAAATTATCCTCTACTTAAGATACAGCAAGCATCACACAAATATCAATGAGCCGTGCCGATCAATACTACATGAAGGGTGAATCATGACGACCACTGAAAGGAAAAGGAAGAAACGCAATTCCTTAGAGACCAAAATCGATAAAGTTATCGGCAAAGTGGAGCCGAGGAAGGCCACGCTGTTCGGTGGTCTTGGCACAACCACAATGGACAAAAAGCAAACGCAAGAGAACtgcatcaatcaatcaaaatctgcaatcaatcaatcaaaagcctttatttattagaaaaaaatgg
Above is a genomic segment from Syngnathus acus chromosome 22, fSynAcu1.2, whole genome shotgun sequence containing:
- the LOC119116314 gene encoding leucine-rich repeat and fibronectin type-III domain-containing protein 2, with the protein product MDKVVVSLLLLGITFTMAHACPKYCVCQNLSESLGTLCPSKGLLFVPPDIDRHTVELRLGGNFILKITTQDFANMTGLVDLTLSRNTIGTIQPFSFIDLETLRSLHLDTNRLTELGPDDLRGLINLQHLILNNNQLNRISKAAFDDLMLTLEDLDLSYNNLRSVPWEAIRKMVNLHQMSLDHNLIAFIAEGTFTDLEKLARLDLTSNRLQKLPPDPIFARSQTNVGMSTPYVPPLSLSFGGNPLHCNCEVLWLRRLEREDDMETCASPTSVKGRYFWSVHEEEFVCEPPLITQHTNKLLVLEGQTASLRCKAVGDPMPTVHWVAPDDRLISNSSRATLYENGTLDITITTSKDYGTFTCIAANAAGESTASIELSIIQLPHLTNATNRTTQSKSGLSDITSSTKISKGEPKSLPENVVSVSEVSSASALIKWTVGKSTPKVKMYQLQYNCSEDEVLIYRMIGMTNRAFVVTNLVPGMQYDLCVLAIWDDSATTLTATNIVGCVQFMTTDDYPQCQSLHSGFLGGTMILVIGGIIVATLLVFIIILMVRYKVTSGIQTIKLPSVSNTYSQTNGGMNRFNGAPPQVKSAVVVMREEMVEFKCGSLQSSISPSSSSSNSLDSQTGRRLGDCYSMQAAECSTLPSSKFRRNRHSHKQQPNLDHLLGAFTAMELRGTPRDRQSVAGPSTASNTIVTGAVAPLSDKEPLLGRAESTTMLGRLLGLPQEGKPKRSHSFDMGHVGSTQCRASYPRRISNIWTKRSLSVNGMLLQYDDNEDDKPSLEGSEWVMESTV